From the Juglans microcarpa x Juglans regia isolate MS1-56 chromosome 3D, Jm3101_v1.0, whole genome shotgun sequence genome, the window ACCTCCGAGATCGGAACGTTACATGTTGTCAATTAGTGTCTTTTATTTGGAGGATTTGAATTAGATCTTGAATATTAATGGACACTTGAACAGCTCGATTTGATATTTGTTTATGCATGATTAAATGGGCTTGGATTGTTTTTACTATTTGGTGATAGAATTATGGCGCTGTGACCCATTTGGAAACAGAAAAATGACCTTGGAAGATGAATAATTATTAAGTGGGTTTTGGGTACGACAATACGTACTCGAATGCATGGCCGGATAATACAAGGATTTATTCTATCTATCTATAGAATAATTATATGACAGGCGAATTTGGAAATAAAGTACatggattaatatatatatatatatatatatatatatatatatatatataatacgaagatacctcaattttattaagaatCCATACTTTTTGGCCATTGAATACCATATTACATAATAAATCCTGAGAATATAAGAAAATCCCAAATTAACAAAGAGTACTTTGAAATGAAACACTATGAGAACAACTACaaaatttacaattacaaaCCTATATATAACGAGTAACTATGAATTATATATTGTTTAACTTGTAACAGTTGACAAgaaaacttatttattaacAGAAAGGTATAGAGGTTTGGaagggaatatatatatagttattcctTCGAATGAATTTTTTGTGGTTTCATTTTTAGCATATGGAAATagctatttttcaaaattaggaATAGCTAAAGGGAGTAATATTAGCAATTCTTTACCATAGCATCGAGTaccaaattaaaaacaaaaaaaaaaaaaatctagtccCGACCGACCATGAAAACCCATCCTTGTGACCAAGAAGTGTGGGGCCGGGTTGCCCCGGCCACCCTCAAAAGTTCCACTGGATGGCTAGGGACAACGTCCCAACTGCCAAGGGGCCGGGTGGTTGAGCTAGCCACCATGCATGGCTACTGGGGGGTGGCCTGGCAGCCATATATCAGTAGTACTTGTGGTGGCCAGAAGCCATGGACATTGGACCATCCCAAAATTAAGGTCATTTAAGGAGTCTTAGGAATAGCAATGATCATTCTTAtaaatgatgggaaccaaagtcgGCCTAGATTTAAAGATTCTcattcattgacttgattttgactttcttgaataagttttcaaattgactgtgggttcaagaaatttcatttccacggattcatatcaataactctCCAAAGAATGGAAATAGTCAATATTCATATGCCATGAATTAACCAAATATACCTAAAGATcaggtacgtacgtatatatagaacaggaattgaaaattaaacttgaagaaaaatgcatggaatggattattatatatatatatatagagagagagagagagagagagagagagagagagagagagagagaatacggCATGTGCATTCTGAAATTAGGGAGATGAAATTCACGTATTTGAGAATTAAGTGACAAAATTTAgaggtgcatatatatatagataggattaattaattaatgcacAGAGCgttcttaattaaattaagcATAAGTTAATTTGGATTGTATTTTTCCTTAATTAATCATGCAATCATATAATACACAACAGAATTTGTGTCTCCCAGCCGGGATGCTTTTAGTTTTTAGCTAGCTAGATGCAGTTTGCTTTGGTTTGAGGATGAATATGATCCAACTTCACTTAATGTGTTCAGTTATTTctgtcaaaataattatttcctatatattaaaatgagtttattctcatgaaataatttattataaatatttatttttcttatactcCCAATTTATTCGGTTTTGTACAACATGGTATATAACTAGCTATATATGACGTACTACGGTAAAATTCAAATCACACAAACAAAAGTACAATAGATACGAGGTTCCCCGAAGTTGCCATTATAAGTACTACTTTATACCACACCCACGCAGGCCAGAAATTTCTCGTATgtttcctaattaattaattttatataaaataataaactcaaaaacatTTATTATAACTAGAATATGTAAggggaaaaataacaaaaaaaagcctcaaaagtctgcattatatatatatatatgggcaaTATTTAATGTCTCACGTACGTAGGACTATCTGCCCAACCAAAAGCTTCGGTAAGCTGCAATAAATTAGAACTGTCTTTAACCGTTTGACTGCCAtgattaatgcatgcatgggaaCGTAAATATTAAGGGCAAACTGGCTGGGAGAGAAATTGACAGTAGATATATATAGTTAGGAGGACGAGGAAGGgattttaagagaaaattatGGGTATAAAACAGGAAGTAGTGTCGACCGCCGTTGTTGAATATGATGCATGCAGCGTGTCCATATTGTTCCAACGGTAGCATCATCCTCGTGTTGCAACAGATCTTGTTGTGTTGTCACTTAATGGTCTGATCTGTAGTACTGTAACACACCATGTTTCTACTTTCTTTCAAATggattggatatatatatatatatatatatatatatatatatatatatatgaaacattTAAAACATCTCTAGCTCAAGAACTAATAATACTTTCGGttacaattatataaatatatatatatatatatatatatatatatagatgttgtTTGGTTCCTGACATATGTGTGTGCTTTTCTTTGACAATCCGTTTTACTTGGACTACGtgtgtgtttttattatttattcatgCATCTGCACTTTCTGTTTGGTTCTGTACCGCCCGAAACCACGCTTTTATTCTTGAGGCGAGAAAGAAGAGATAAATACGACAGACAGAACATGCTCCggaatatatttcttttaaatctatttctttatattttatttcgaTACGAATATagaaaccattttttttctttgattccaATTTTCTAatctgtgaaaccaaaccacTAGACTAAGTTTTAACATTTCTTTCGTTTTCTCAAAACAGTTGTTTTCCTCTAAAGTTTAATTTGCTTGCgcataagtaattaattaaagaattacatatatataaatatatatgtatggagtGATAGAGACAGCACCAatcttactatttttcttttgaggtcACGAGTGATCATGGAAACAAATAAATTCATGGTTGTGTCCACCAgacaattattaattttgttctggtaaaaggaaaaataattatttgtgttttgtgATTTCAGGCATCCTatccaaacaaaattttatgTATCAGTCACTGTTTACTTTCACACGCTCttacacttataatttttttttcataaagtcaatataaaatgtgaggtagtaaatagtgactgatgaaaataatttatatataaatatatatatatctaaagaaaaataatacacataatttttttttgactaGTCATGCATGGCATCCTGGGTGCAAATGGACGTTAAATTAAAACGCCcataaaaaattaccaaaataatCAATGACAAAGAAGAATATAATTATGGTTAAGCTGTCACTATTATAAAGAATGACAACTCCCCCAGCAGCTACGTTCTTCGAgcaaaaataattgaaaaacaaaaagaaattcgCTGGCATGGAATAAAAACTGTCATATCAGGAGAAAACTCAAACgaaaagtaataaaaagaaaagaaaattaaaaaagaaaaatctgatcTGGAGGGCTTCACACATGCACAGAGCTAGATCAGCTGGAGAGAACATATATAATCTTTCAGTTTACGTACtcgtagtagtactactaccaTGCTGGGTGTAGATCATGTGTGCTGAATTATTAAATTCCATTCAATCCACGGTTGAAATTTAGCTGTGACAATTGGAAATGACAGCGCGGTGGTTATACCAATTAGTAGTAATAGCGACTAAAATTTCAGTATCATTGTTTATCCGTAGTGGTTGGATTAGGTCTTTCCTAGCGAGCAATGTTATTTGATTGCGATTTTCCTACTTTTTGAGAAACGACGAGACTGCCCTCTCATGCCATTGATGTGACTGCCAGGAGAAGAAGGTGCCGGCCAATGCATGCAACTCAACCAAACTGGGGTAGACGAGGGATCGAGCGACAAGAGATCATACAAGAGGAGATTGAAgcttttttttgccttttagaTGTCAGTCTATATAATCAATCCCGGCCCCAAAAAGCACTCCCAAACGTTAACAGTACTagctatagctagctagctagctagctagcgttCATCCACTTGTCCAGGTTGAAGGCGATGAATTTCAGCCAACTGTTTCACTTAATTTGCTAGCTAGGTCTAACTCATGATGATGATCGTGAAGAACCCTCAGCCTcaggtgtttttcttttttaaaaataaattcttaaatgtttttacatttttttataattaattttactgTGAGGCCCAGCGGGGATGGGTGATCAAGGCTAGTTTGTCTGGAAGTGAGTAAGAAGATgcgaaatgagagagagagagagagagagagagagagagagagaggtgtagCTGTTCATGCTGCTCTCACGCACATACCATGTCGTTATCTGGCTAGGGATTGGGTCCACCGACTTGTAGGCCTtacccttctctccctctccagcatttgatttccattttgtaaattctatttattgtacgaaagaatttatatatatatatattgcaaattattattaaatctgggaataaaaaagaaataattaagtGGGAAAATAGAGAGCTATGTATATGTGTTTGTGTATCGGCATGACACCAAATCAGAGAAGAAGCAGAGTATAAACATCACCACCTGCTCCAAAAGGATTTTCATTTACAGCAAgagaaataaatagtagaggAGAAGAAGCAGCAAATGGCCAATATTGGGGgttgattctttttttcttttatctctctTCAACTTTGCTCTAGTTTAGCTTTCCtcccatatatattttctccTTTAGATTTCATCTTTAATCCATACTCAAGAGCTTGGATTTGCCCATCTTCCAGCTGTGAGATAAGATTGCCCAGGAGGACTCAAATTGCATGTGGGGTGTTGGAGGTCTCTTCAATTCAGATTGGTTTGCAAGGAGAAAGGAGGGAGGTTTTCTTTGAGTATGGCGGCTTCTTCTTCATCGGCACCCTTCTTTGGAATTAGAGAAGAGGATCAGAACCAGATGAAACAACAGCATTCCTCTACTCCAGCTTCATCTACAGCTCCAGCCGCACCACCccagaagaaaaagagaaatcaaCCAGGAACACCATGCAAGTATCTAATGATTTTATCAAAGATCTATCTAATATCATCATGAGTACTAACAACTCCTAGCTATTACAAACTCTACTAAATTCTCATCcattccaaaaatattttgcttcttgtgagaaaacaaaaacagtcCAATATATATGGGGGAACCCTAATTTGGAAACCCCttaatatatagaattaatGAAACTGGTATACAAGAATTTGCTATATAATCGTTGTCTTTAGGGACTATTCTTGTCATTAGTATTTGAATTTTCTAATAGTTTATAATtgtttggtatatatatatatatattttttttttccatgacaGATCCAGATGCGGAGGTAATCGCACTATCTCCCAAGACCCTAATGGCAACAAACAGGTTCATATGCGAGGTATGCAACAAAGGGTTCCAAAGGGAGCAAAATCTACAGCTCCACAGAAGAGGACACAACCTGCCTTGGAAGCTAAAGCAGAAGACTACAAAAGAACCAAAACGAAAGGTTTATCTGTGTCCCGAGCCCACATGCGTACACCACGACCCGTCCAGGGCTCTCGGCGACCTCACAGGCATCAAAAAGCACTACTCTAGAAAGCATGGCGAGAAGAAATGGAAGTGCGAGAAGTGCTCCAAGAGATATGCTGTGCAGTCCGATTGGAAGGCTCATTCGAAGACCTGCGGCACTAGAGAATACAGATGCGACTGTGGCACTCTCTTCTCTAGGTAATTTTAATCTTGTCTATCTTCATGTAATTCCTCAATATTCGTACACGCATAGTGCATAGGAGAAGAAAGGGAAGAATCGGATAGGCGTTATGAGCACTACTGAGCATTGGGATAGAGGGAGAAAGGTAAGAACGTGAATAAGCGTTATAAGCACTGCTTGGCTTCTTTGGTTTAGGGCAGGATTCCTCGAGTGACAGCTGAGAAAAAAGTTTTTTGATGCTTTCTTGATCTCTCTCCCTCCTGGGCTCAGTTTTCTTGCCCGTCTCAATCTCTTtcagctttctctctcttctaaaACACAGACAGAAAAACACGCACGGACACGCTATTTTCTTTGTCAAAATTCCTCTAATTTTCATTCGTACGGTAGGGGAGGAAATAGCAGAAAACATGTTCCCACGTGAATAATCTCTGGAAACTGCCATGGTCGTAGAGGTttcatacccaaaaaaaaaaaaagttcatcttTTATTACGCCTCGGAAGCACCGCCATTTCTGCCATTCACTTTTTTCTATTCACGTGTTGCTATGTCATGTAGAGGTTGTTGCTACCAGGTTTGTTCTCTTATGGGTTGGCTAGATGTGATCAGTATTGTGCCGCTGCAGGTATTCCTTTCTATGATAACGTTACTGGCTGGCTAAcggactctctctctccctctcaaaaCTAATTCAGAGACCTTTTCTTCATATGCTCATGGTTGCAGTTTTGGAATTGTGGCCTTCATTAATGTCCAGAATTGCAGTCTCATGGGACTGAACTCAATTTAATTTGGGAGTTCATGAGAAAATGCTAAAACTTCTGATGATTTCAGAATAATTTCATCTGggaaaacatatatttaatgatttttggCATTAATTGATCAGCAGAAGTCCCCAAAAAGTTTCTTGATTGAGCACTTCCTCACAATGCTGAAAGACATTCTCTTGTTGCATTTATTCAACAGCCAGTTCTGGTCGAtcgataaattatttttcaagttttagtACTGAAATTCTCCCACCTAACCCTCCCTCGATTATCGTTATGTTCTCCTGGCCGGAAACTTCGTCCTTACTTCTTCGTATTCTTCTCTAGTTATTTATTGTTTCTAATGATCGCTTGATCACCATATACTTGGCATTGTTGTCATTGTAGATAAACACAAGCCATCGCCTTTAAACTTTTGCCATTGCTCATGAACTTACATGAAAAGAATGTTCCAAATCAGCATTTTTTGTCCCTAATTTATTCTATGGATATTCTTTCGTTTCTTTCTTTGATAATTATTGCAACCATGGCAGTTTACTGGTCTCCGAGGACCCAAAATCTCCATGTAACTTTCGGTTTTtaacttaatttgatattatcaCGATCTATGGCGTTGActcaaatatttctcttaaaatatatGTACGTATCAAGCAATGCCCGGCAGGTTGAAGTACCGGTTTGGGCACGCATGCATCTACTTCAAAAAATTTTCGGCATTGTGTCCTTCTAATTACCATCTATCGCAGATGATATCTAATGGAGTACTGTTCTTCAATGTAATTGAACCAGGCGGGACAGCTTTATCACTCACAGGGCTTTCTGCGATGCATTGGCTCAAGAAACTGCTAGAAACCCTCCCAGTTTGAGCCCTACAATGGGCAGCCATTTGTACGGAAGCAGCAACATGGGTATAGGGTTATCTCAAGTGGGTCCTCAAATTTCCTCAATACAAGACCAGAACAACAGCCAATCCAGTGAAATACTTCGACTCGTTGGTGCCAGGCCAGGTCAATTCGATCATCTCCTTCCCCCTGGGGTTGGTTCATCCTTCCGATCACCACAGCCGCCCTTGCCTTCTTCTGCTTTCTTCATGCAGCCGGATTCGAACCAGAACTATCATCAAGAACACCAATCCTCACAAGGGTTTTTGCCAAACAAATCGTTCAATGGATTAATGCAGTTCTCTAATTTTCAAAACAGCACAACCAGCACCTCTCCAACTGCAAGCAATCTCTTTAACCTCAACTTCCTTTCCAATAGCAGTACTACAAATAGCAGCAGCAATGccaacaataacaacaacaacaatagcaGTCTTCCGTCTTCAGGTTTGCTAATTCCTGATCATTTCGAGAATCAAGATGGCACTGGTGTTGGAGGGGAAGGATCCAATATCTATTCAGGTAACGTAATGGCTGATCAAATCACTTCAGGCGTCCCTTCTCTCTATGGCTCATCGGTTCGAAGCAACAAAAATGCCATGCCACCTATGTCTGCAACTGCACTGCTCCAAAAGGCTGCACAAATGGGTTCAACATCTAGCAAGAATAGTGCCTCATTGCTAAGAACCTTCGGAAGCTCTTCCTCAGGTGGCAACAAATCTGATAATAAGCCGCTTGTTCCCGGCAGCTTAAGCAGCATGTTTGGCGAAAATGAGAATCACCTCCAAGATCTAATGAATTCCTTTGCCAGTGGAAACTCCTCCATTTTCGGAAGTGGGTCTGGAGGGCTCGGTACATTTGGTGGGTACGATGCAAACAGGACCAATGTAGAACACATGGACGAACCGAAACTGCACCAAAATCCCACAATGAGTGTTGGTGGGTCAGATAGGTTAACCAGGGATTTTCTTGGGGTAGGACAGGTAGTGAGAAGCATGAGCGGAGTTTCTCAGAGAgagcagcaacaacaacaacaccagcaccagcaccagcagcaacaacaacatgGCATGGACGTCATGAGTTCCTTGGACTCAGACAGAAATACTGCGCCGTCAAGCCAATCTTTCGGAGGTGGAGGGAATTTTCAGTGATTAAAAAGGATGAGCCATATGCTGCTGCGAAAAGAAAAGTCGTACAGAggtacgtaaaaaaaaaaaaaaaaaattaatgaagaaTTAAAACGGAACGTAAGTCTAAAGCATGTTGGATTTCTTGGTAAACGTGCTTATAATTATCATACATACTGTCCACAGGTTGGTCTTTTGGATTCTTTTCTAATTTTCGATTCATCTGACACATTGTCTTGCATGGGGGGGCTCGGTGGTGACTTGAAGTTCTTTGTTTCTTATCTTGTCTCGTtgtacttattttctttttatcatttatttctttatgtGTTTTTTCGCTGGCAGAGTCACGAGCTCTAGACATAGGATGCTCATGGCCTAGACAaatatcttctatatatattatactcatCATGTCGCATTCATATAGGTTAAACCCCCATACATATATACACctcgatctatatatatatttttgaagtttcgggatatatatatatatatatatatatatatatatatatatagaaccaaCTTATTGGCCAGTGTCATGTTacattgttattatatatatcatgctgTTGTTCAGTGAACCAACTCATGCGTTACAAAATATTTGGCTGCGTTTTAATAcactataaaaaatttatttatttatgaccagttataaaaataattatttttagttaaaatgagcctattttcattataaatagttattattgtagtaaataatatatactaaatgCAATTTTTTACTTGTactgatatatgatatatatgtctGGACCGGGTTGGTAGGGggggatgaaaataaaaaacaattgcatggccagataaaaattataaatatatatatatatataatacaatatactGTCATCTAATTGATTTATAAAAcgttaaattaatatatcttcTTATTTTCGTATGTATCCTTTAATTTAGTCTATTCGTGAATTGTCCACACGTTATTGACAAACTAATCAGTTGATAAGAACTTTTTTGGGTCATTTGCGAATTGACATGCATATTGTTTGATCGGCGCTTTTCGTACATCTTCGGATAAGAACAGTAATACCACTGGAAAAAGGCAATCATGATCAACGTTcattgatataatatttgagggtgatttttttttttcccctctctgCCAGCTTTGTttggttgaggatttaattagGGTCAGAAATAGTAATGGGGATGCACAAAGTAATAAGTGATcctaaattttcaacttttctagGGGATCATCACCAAATTAACATCAGTTAAGAGGGAAAACTAATACTTATCTCGTCCATAAATTCAGCCTAGATAGGATAGAGAGTACTGGCCGATCGAATTTCTGGAAATATAATAGaccatgcatgcacatgatgataTACTAGCGTCATTAATTACTTCAATTACACCGTCTTACAACCAGAAATGAGGCACGTACATGCACCATATTCATGTAAAAGTTCGTAAGGCCCATCGatctttgtaatattttcaaattgaaGTATTAGGTGATCTGCACAGATCTTACAAAAGTACAATGTCTACAGTACTTTGACGTGACTTAAAAggaaatatattagttttactttataataaaatgtaatttataaaaatttaacgTATCTCATCAAAAGTCAGTAatcattaatttgtaattagaTTTTAATTCTCAGATCTCTATCTAAACTAAACATTTCTCTTCTAATTATTGAGATTATGTCACGTAAAAGTTAAGAAACACAAGCCTTGGCAGAAGGCCGGCCTTCCTGATCACTTCCTTTGCTACTAAGTGATTTGCTTAGGGACCTTAGTTAGCGTATGAACATGGGCTGGCTGTTTCCTGCAGGCCTCTTGACTTTGGTGCTGCTCCGGTggaaattcttttttctttttcttttgagaccatattgatttatttattcctCCATTGGATTTCAGCATTTTTACTAGTTGTCATTATACTATGATCAGTAtgaataattacaaatttttttcaatacttttgTAATTAGGATGGTCAGAATTGTATCTGAGTAAAGACATGAATTACCTTTGCAGAAACAAGAAGTACTATCACAGCTATATGTTAAGTTCAGGCTGTTTGCAGGACTCAAAACTTATGTCACTGCGGATGCATCTTTCTGCTACCAATCCAATTCAGTTTTTGGATAGCGGCAACAGGCTAGGCAACTAAAGCAGCTTCGTCAACCACAATCTTAATTATGATCTTTTGCATGCGCTACCTTCAAGTGTATTGGGGTTTTGATCAATCCCAGCTATAACTTTTTCGATCGTAGTTGGAGTGACTTTAGCAAACAAGACATTTCTCATGTTTCGTTTTGAATTGGTGTTATTTTATGCACTGATAGTACTATAGTTGTTAGTAATACAAAGACGATAGGAACtttcaaaaaaatctaaacccatGCATAACTACATATTGAGATCAGAAAACCATGATCAAATTATGAAGGAAACTACTAGTTTTGGCAAATAAGTTTTGAAGGATAACATGATGTTTGGCTATAGTCATCATGACTTAAAAATATAGTTcattttgctttaattttgtTGCATTTGAAAAGATTTGGAATCTATTAACGCAAGAATTAATCATGAAAAGTTATAAAATCATGATATGGAAGAACATAATTGATAGTGAATTGTTCATGAGTACATGATGTTGTATC encodes:
- the LOC121254815 gene encoding protein indeterminate-domain 5, chloroplastic, which codes for MAASSSSAPFFGIREEDQNQMKQQHSSTPASSTAPAAPPQKKKRNQPGTPYPDAEVIALSPKTLMATNRFICEVCNKGFQREQNLQLHRRGHNLPWKLKQKTTKEPKRKVYLCPEPTCVHHDPSRALGDLTGIKKHYSRKHGEKKWKCEKCSKRYAVQSDWKAHSKTCGTREYRCDCGTLFSRRDSFITHRAFCDALAQETARNPPSLSPTMGSHLYGSSNMGIGLSQVGPQISSIQDQNNSQSSEILRLVGARPGQFDHLLPPGVGSSFRSPQPPLPSSAFFMQPDSNQNYHQEHQSSQGFLPNKSFNGLMQFSNFQNSTTSTSPTASNLFNLNFLSNSSTTNSSSNANNNNNNNSSLPSSGLLIPDHFENQDGTGVGGEGSNIYSGNVMADQITSGVPSLYGSSVRSNKNAMPPMSATALLQKAAQMGSTSSKNSASLLRTFGSSSSGGNKSDNKPLVPGSLSSMFGENENHLQDLMNSFASGNSSIFGSGSGGLGTFGGYDANRTNVEHMDEPKLHQNPTMSVGGSDRLTRDFLGVGQVVRSMSGVSQREQQQQQHQHQHQQQQQHGMDVMSSLDSDRNTAPSSQSFGGGGNFQ